In Palaeococcus ferrophilus DSM 13482, the genomic window AGCCTCCAACAAGGAGGGCAAAATCGGAAACGCCATAATGAAGAACCTCATAAACTTCGGTTTTAAGGGCAGGATATACCCCGTGAACGTTAAGGAGAAGGAAGTGCTCGGATTAAAGGCCTACCCCAGCGTCTCGGCCATCCCCGATGAGGTTGATGTTGCCGTCATAGCCATCCCCGGGAAGTTCGTTCCTGATGTGATTGACGAG contains:
- a CDS encoding CoA-binding protein, with amino-acid sequence MNLNPLFYPKSVAVIGASNKEGKIGNAIMKNLINFGFKGRIYPVNVKEKEVLGLKAYPSVSAIPDEVDVAVIAIPGKFVPDVIDECGEKGVKAAVVISAGFKEAGRVELEEELVKRAKKWGIRLVGPNCLGVTNLENG